TTGCTGGTGGTGGTCATGGCACCGTTGCACCGACAGTCGGATCATCCCTGTGGACCACATGTGTGGCATCGTGCGAGCTCGCCAGTGCCAAGGCCAATGGGCTAGGGTCGAGGCTTGCTCGACGACAACCATCAGTAGTCACTAGGTTGCGTCCCCTGCCCCCTGTGCATCGGGACTAGCTGGGGATGCGAGCATGGGCGCTTCCTACCGGGGAGGCATGGAGCTGACTAGGTGGCTGATGATGGCTAAGAGTGAAAGAAGATGTCCTCTACTCTTCCTACCGTCGTTGGTGTGCTATGGTCGGGATGGGTGTCGGAGTCCTAGGACATGGATGCCCGGGCGATTCAACCATTTGAATATAAGGtgtatactccctccattcgagaATATAAGGTGTATCAAGTTTCCTACAATTCAACCATTTGAATGCTTGAGCAAGTTTATAGAATAAAATATCATCTGCAATATTTaataaataattaaaaaaattcATAATGGATCAAATGATATCAATTTGGTATTATAGATATTGATATAATTTTCTTAAAACTTGATCAAACATGCACACATTTTACTTCAAAAAACTATTAGAGGAACGGAGGGAGAATTTTGGTGCGAGATAAGACTCTACATGTCCCTATAAAACAAGGTCGTGCAATTGAAGCTTTGCTAGGGACCAAGCTGTTGAAACCCCTTCCATGAATGCAAGCGTTTGATTTAGTTGTCAAGCTTCGTTCCATAGTCCATACATACGAACTTAGATTAGAGCAGAGGAGCTGTGTTGTGTAGGTGATGCAAATGGAGGTCGTCTACCTCGGCGTAGCTCTCGTGTCCTTGTGTGTTGTGCTTCTTTCCAGGCGTAGGCGCAGAGCGAACGAGCCGCCGGGGCCGTGGCAGCTGCCGGTTATCGGCAGCCTGCACCACCTCGCCGGGCAGCTCCCCCACCACGCGCTGCGTGACCTAGCACGGCGCCACGGGCCGGTGATGCTCCTCTGGCTCGGCGAGGTGCCCACGCTGGTGGTGTCGTCCCGGGAGGGTGCCCGCGAGGTGATGAAGACCCACGACGCGGCGTTCGCGACGCGACCCCTCAACGCCACCATGCGCGTGCTCACCAACGGCGGCCGGGGCATTGTGTTCGCGCCGTACGGCGACTACTGGCGTCAGCTCAGGAAGATCACCGTCTTGAAGCTCCTTTCGGCGCGGCGCGTCCTGTCCTTCCGCGCCAtccgggaggaggaggtcgctgccaTGCTCCGCGATGTCGCGGACGCAGCGGCGGCCACGCGCCCCGTGGAGCTAAGCGCGCGCATCTCCGCCCTCGTCACCGACATCACC
This window of the Triticum dicoccoides isolate Atlit2015 ecotype Zavitan unplaced genomic scaffold, WEW_v2.0 scaffold9689, whole genome shotgun sequence genome carries:
- the LOC119348580 gene encoding dolabradiene monooxygenase-like yields the protein MQMEVVYLGVALVSLCVVLLSRRRRRANEPPGPWQLPVIGSLHHLAGQLPHHALRDLARRHGPVMLLWLGEVPTLVVSSREGAREVMKTHDAAFATRPLNATMRVLTNGGRGIVFAPYGDYWRQLRKITVLKLLSARRVLSFRAIREEEVAAMLRDVADAAAATRPVELSARISALVTDITVRAVMGDRFKERDVFLRSLDRGVKLAAGFNPPDLWPSSWLVGWLSGGVRRVKDCRDTGTGILDPIIREHLEKMEDGGGQKEDLLDVLLRIQKEEEGRLQFPLDMDTVKSVIL